A single region of the Rhodospirillales bacterium genome encodes:
- the sucD gene encoding succinate--CoA ligase subunit alpha, with protein sequence MSVLVDKNTKVICQGFTGSQGTFHSEQAIAYGTKMVGGVTPGKGGSEHLGLPVFDTVAQAKEKTDCNASVIYVPPPFAADAILEAIDAEIELAICITEGIPVLDMVKVKRALQGSKTRLIGPNCPGVITPGECKIGIMPGHIHTRGKVGIVSRSGTLTYEAVAQTGAVGLGQTTCIGIGGDPVNGTNFIDCIEMFMDDDETEAILMIGEIGGTAEIEAAEFYKSLKNKKPIAGFIAGATAPPGKRMGHAGALISGADDTAPAKMAAMRAAGFVVSDSPAGLGQAVKEAMAA encoded by the coding sequence ATGTCTGTACTCGTTGATAAGAATACAAAAGTCATTTGTCAGGGTTTCACCGGTTCGCAGGGGACCTTTCATAGCGAGCAGGCCATCGCATATGGAACAAAAATGGTGGGCGGGGTGACGCCGGGCAAAGGCGGGTCGGAGCATCTGGGCTTGCCTGTGTTTGATACGGTGGCGCAGGCTAAAGAGAAAACGGATTGTAATGCGAGCGTGATTTACGTGCCGCCGCCTTTTGCTGCCGATGCTATTTTAGAGGCCATTGATGCCGAAATCGAGCTGGCCATCTGTATCACCGAAGGGATTCCCGTTCTGGATATGGTGAAGGTGAAACGGGCGCTGCAGGGTTCGAAAACGCGGCTGATCGGGCCGAACTGTCCGGGGGTGATTACGCCGGGGGAATGCAAGATCGGGATTATGCCCGGCCATATCCATACGCGCGGGAAGGTCGGGATTGTGTCCCGCTCCGGGACGCTGACCTATGAAGCTGTCGCGCAAACGGGCGCGGTCGGTCTGGGGCAGACGACCTGCATCGGTATTGGCGGCGACCCTGTGAACGGGACGAATTTTATCGACTGTATCGAAATGTTCATGGATGACGATGAAACGGAAGCCATCCTGATGATCGGGGAAATCGGCGGTACGGCGGAAATCGAAGCGGCCGAATTTTATAAATCCCTGAAAAACAAGAAGCCGATTGCAGGCTTTATTGCCGGGGCGACGGCGCCGCCGGGGAAACGGATGGGCCATGCCGGCGCGCTGATTTCCGGCGCCGATGATACCGCGCCTGCCAAGATGGCGGCGATGCGGGCCGCCGGCTTTGTTGTGTCGGACAGTCCTGCCGGGTTGGGGCAGGCCGTCAAGGAAGCAATGGCCGCTTAG
- the sucC gene encoding ADP-forming succinate--CoA ligase subunit beta, with protein MNIHEYQGKELLKKYGVAVLDGHAAFTVDDAVAAAEKLPGPVWVVKSQIHAGGRGAGHFKDAGDDKGGVRVVKSVAEVKAAAEAMLGKVLVTKQTGEEGKEVKRLYIEDGCDIDRELYCSVLLDRGTSRVTFMVSTEGGMDIEEVAKKTPEKIIKVGIDPATGMMPFHARKLAFGLGLSGDALKSCIKFMLAMYKATMDLDASIVEINPLVVTKGGDLVALDAKMNFDDNALFRQKSVVEMRDEEEEDANEKEAKDHDLSYVRLDGNIGCMVNGAGLAMSTMDIIKLYGGEPANFLDVGGGADAERVTVAFKIILSDPNVKGILVNIFGGIMKCDVIAEGVIAAAREVSLNVPLVVRLEGTNVEKGKDLMAGSGLPIIAADDLGDAAKKVVEATQKAQAAA; from the coding sequence ATGAATATTCACGAATATCAGGGCAAGGAATTGCTTAAGAAATACGGGGTGGCTGTGTTGGATGGCCATGCGGCTTTCACGGTAGATGACGCGGTTGCTGCGGCGGAAAAACTGCCCGGTCCGGTCTGGGTTGTGAAGTCGCAGATCCATGCGGGCGGTCGTGGCGCCGGGCATTTCAAGGATGCGGGTGATGATAAGGGCGGCGTGCGGGTGGTGAAATCCGTTGCCGAGGTGAAAGCGGCTGCTGAAGCGATGCTTGGAAAAGTGCTGGTGACCAAGCAAACGGGCGAAGAGGGCAAGGAGGTCAAACGCCTTTATATCGAGGATGGGTGCGATATTGATCGCGAACTTTACTGCTCCGTTTTGCTGGATCGGGGAACAAGCCGCGTGACCTTTATGGTATCGACCGAAGGCGGCATGGATATCGAAGAGGTGGCCAAAAAGACGCCGGAAAAAATTATCAAGGTCGGCATTGATCCGGCGACGGGGATGATGCCCTTTCATGCGCGGAAACTGGCGTTTGGGCTGGGGCTGTCCGGCGATGCGCTCAAATCCTGCATAAAATTCATGCTGGCGATGTATAAGGCGACGATGGATCTGGATGCCTCTATTGTCGAGATTAACCCGCTGGTCGTGACGAAAGGGGGCGACCTTGTTGCGCTGGATGCGAAGATGAACTTCGATGACAATGCGCTTTTCCGGCAAAAATCCGTTGTCGAGATGCGCGATGAAGAGGAAGAAGACGCCAACGAAAAAGAAGCCAAGGACCATGATCTTTCCTATGTACGCCTGGACGGGAATATCGGCTGCATGGTGAACGGGGCGGGGCTGGCGATGTCCACGATGGACATTATCAAGCTTTATGGCGGGGAGCCGGCGAATTTTCTGGATGTCGGCGGCGGCGCGGACGCCGAGCGCGTGACCGTCGCGTTTAAAATTATTCTCTCGGACCCCAATGTGAAGGGGATTTTGGTCAATATTTTCGGCGGTATCATGAAGTGCGATGTGATTGCCGAAGGCGTGATTGCGGCTGCCAGGGAAGTGTCCTTGAATGTGCCGCTGGTTGTGCGTCTCGAAGGGACCAATGTTGAAAAGGGAAAAGACCTGATGGCGGGGTCCGGTCTGCCGATTATTGCGGCGGATGATCTGGGGGATGCGGCCAAGAAGGTGGTGGAAGCCACGCAAAAGGCCCAGGCCGCTGCGTAA
- a CDS encoding ankyrin repeat domain-containing protein codes for MMTKEEVLWRAARRGDCYAIRRLVLDGVDVDARDPQGRTAINIATQYGQAEAHKTLLAAREMRYLASIGDLPEGKFYSRFNAGKKASGA; via the coding sequence ATGATGACGAAAGAAGAAGTGCTTTGGCGGGCAGCGCGGCGCGGTGATTGTTATGCCATCCGGCGTCTGGTTCTGGACGGGGTGGATGTCGATGCGCGCGATCCGCAAGGGCGCACGGCCATCAATATTGCGACACAGTACGGCCAGGCGGAAGCGCACAAAACCTTGCTGGCGGCCAGGGAGATGCGGTATCTGGCGTCTATCGGCGATTTGCCGGAGGGCAAATTCTACAGCCGGTTCAATGCCGGGAAAAAAGCTTCCGGCGCCTGA
- a CDS encoding phosphoglucosamine mutase produces MTRKYFGTDGIRGTANEPPMTADMALKVAMATAHVMGARNRGGRGMNRAVIGKDTRLSGYMLEQAMAAGFVAMGMEVILTGPIPTPAVARLTTTLRADVGVMISASHNPYQDNGIKLFGLDGYKLSDALEQEIESVIDMDQDSLLPGPDKIGKATRLDDAPGRYIEYIKRSFPKGETLEGMKIVIDCANGAAYKVAPQVLWELEADLIKMGNRPDGRNINAACGATDTAALQTCVVEEGADIGIALDGDADRLIVVDEKGQKVDGDQLMGLLAVTKKEQGFLQGGGIVATVMSNLGLERYLGAQGLELVRTPVGDRYVVEKMREGGYNLGGEQSGHIIMSDFGTTGDGLLAALQVLSIVRLSGRPTSEVCNVFTPLPQILENVRFQGGEPLEQDAVKAAIKKAEETLVHDGRLLVRPSGTESLIRVMAEGEDMTKIKAVVGDVCAVIEEVAG; encoded by the coding sequence ATGACACGGAAATATTTCGGGACAGACGGTATAAGAGGGACGGCGAATGAGCCGCCCATGACGGCGGACATGGCGCTTAAAGTGGCCATGGCCACGGCGCATGTGATGGGCGCGCGTAACAGGGGCGGCAGGGGGATGAACCGTGCTGTGATCGGCAAGGATACGCGTTTGTCCGGTTACATGCTGGAGCAGGCCATGGCGGCGGGCTTTGTCGCGATGGGGATGGAGGTTATTTTGACCGGCCCGATCCCGACGCCGGCGGTGGCGCGCCTGACCACGACATTGCGCGCGGATGTCGGGGTGATGATTTCCGCTTCGCACAACCCTTATCAGGATAACGGCATAAAGCTTTTCGGGCTGGACGGGTACAAGCTCTCCGACGCTTTGGAACAGGAAATTGAATCGGTTATCGATATGGATCAGGATTCGCTTTTGCCGGGGCCGGACAAAATCGGAAAAGCCACGCGGCTGGACGATGCGCCGGGGCGCTATATCGAATATATCAAACGCAGCTTTCCCAAGGGAGAAACGCTGGAGGGCATGAAGATCGTTATAGATTGCGCCAACGGCGCGGCCTATAAAGTCGCGCCGCAAGTGCTGTGGGAGCTGGAGGCGGACCTGATAAAAATGGGGAACCGTCCCGACGGGCGCAATATCAATGCGGCCTGCGGCGCGACGGATACCGCGGCGTTACAGACATGCGTCGTTGAAGAGGGCGCGGATATCGGGATTGCGCTGGACGGCGATGCGGACCGCCTGATCGTTGTGGACGAAAAAGGCCAAAAGGTTGACGGAGATCAACTGATGGGCCTGCTCGCGGTTACGAAGAAAGAGCAGGGGTTTTTGCAGGGCGGCGGGATTGTCGCGACCGTCATGTCCAATCTGGGGCTGGAGCGTTATCTGGGCGCGCAAGGGCTGGAACTTGTCCGCACGCCTGTAGGGGATCGCTATGTGGTCGAGAAAATGCGCGAAGGCGGATACAATCTTGGCGGGGAACAGTCCGGTCATATTATCATGTCCGATTTCGGGACGACGGGAGACGGCCTTTTGGCGGCGCTTCAGGTTCTCTCGATTGTCCGGCTTTCCGGCAGGCCGACAAGCGAGGTTTGCAATGTCTTTACGCCTTTGCCCCAGATTCTGGAGAACGTCCGTTTTCAGGGTGGAGAGCCTCTCGAACAGGACGCCGTGAAAGCGGCGATCAAAAAGGCGGAAGAGACGCTGGTTCACGACGGGCGGTTGCTGGTGCGTCCTTCGGGGACGGAAAGTCTTATCCGTGTGATGGCGGAAGGGGAAGATATGACAAAAATCAAAGCGGTGGTCGGCGATGTGTGCGCTGTCATTGAAGAGGTAGCGGGATGA
- a CDS encoding ATP-dependent metallopeptidase FtsH/Yme1/Tma family protein gives MDGFGRNLMFWLAIGLVLAFLFNVFQGAQMQPSGKAEKLAYSDFMAEAKAGRISDVTVKGQEITGHYTSSGEKFLTLAPTGENVAGRLDGTGVRIAAEMEDPEKMSAFSILLSWFPMLLLIGVWIFFMRQMNGKGGGGAMGFGKSRARLLTEKHGKVTFEDVAGIEEAKQELEEVVEFLKDPQKFQRLGGKIPKGALLVGPPGTGKTLTARAVAGEAEVPFFTISGSDFVEMFVGVGASRVRDMFEQAKKNAPCIIFIDEIDAVGRHRGAGLGGGNDEREQTLNQLLVEMDGFEANEGVILIAATNRPDVLDPALLRPGRFDRQIVVPLPDVKGREKILDVHMKKVPLAQNVSSSVIARGTPGFSGADLANLVNEAALLAARRGKRVVAQSEFEDAKDKVMMGAERKSMVMSEEEKKLTAYHEGGHAIVALHEPESDPIHKATIIPRGRALGMVMRLPEGDRISLSLAKLKADLAVTMGGRIAEELIFGKEKVTTGASSDIKQATGMARSMVTEWGMSDKMGPLHYGSDQEEVFLGHSVAQTKNVSDDTAALVDSEVRRIVEEAYARAEKILTENIDELHTLAKALLEYEMLTGDEIKGLLRGEPIIRDEPEDLPKGPRSSVPSSGDGAPSSDTPPGGAEPQGV, from the coding sequence ATGGATGGATTTGGACGAAATTTAATGTTCTGGCTGGCGATCGGTCTGGTTCTGGCCTTCCTGTTTAATGTGTTTCAGGGGGCGCAGATGCAGCCTTCCGGCAAGGCCGAAAAGCTCGCTTATAGCGATTTTATGGCTGAAGCCAAGGCAGGCCGGATTTCCGATGTTACCGTGAAGGGGCAGGAGATTACCGGACATTACACCAGCAGCGGGGAGAAATTTTTAACGCTCGCGCCGACGGGTGAAAATGTTGCGGGGCGTCTGGACGGAACCGGCGTACGGATCGCGGCGGAGATGGAAGATCCTGAGAAAATGAGCGCTTTTAGCATTCTTCTGTCATGGTTCCCGATGCTTCTTTTGATCGGGGTGTGGATTTTCTTTATGCGCCAGATGAACGGCAAAGGCGGCGGCGGGGCGATGGGCTTTGGGAAGTCCCGCGCGCGCCTTCTCACGGAAAAGCACGGCAAGGTGACCTTTGAGGATGTGGCCGGGATTGAGGAAGCCAAGCAGGAACTGGAGGAAGTGGTCGAATTCCTGAAAGATCCGCAGAAATTCCAGCGTCTGGGCGGGAAAATTCCCAAAGGCGCTTTGCTGGTCGGACCGCCGGGAACGGGTAAAACACTGACGGCGCGGGCTGTGGCGGGGGAGGCCGAAGTGCCTTTCTTTACCATTTCCGGGTCCGATTTTGTCGAGATGTTTGTCGGGGTTGGCGCGTCGCGTGTACGCGATATGTTCGAGCAGGCCAAAAAAAATGCGCCCTGCATTATCTTTATTGACGAGATCGACGCGGTCGGGCGTCATCGCGGCGCGGGCCTTGGCGGCGGGAATGACGAGCGCGAACAGACGCTGAACCAGCTATTGGTCGAGATGGACGGGTTTGAAGCCAATGAAGGGGTGATCCTGATTGCGGCGACCAACCGTCCCGATGTGCTGGACCCCGCGCTGCTCAGGCCCGGACGCTTTGACCGCCAGATTGTTGTGCCGCTGCCTGACGTCAAGGGCCGCGAAAAGATTCTGGATGTGCATATGAAGAAAGTGCCGCTCGCGCAGAATGTCTCTTCGTCCGTGATTGCGCGCGGGACGCCCGGATTTTCCGGCGCGGATCTGGCCAATCTGGTGAACGAGGCGGCGCTGCTCGCGGCGCGGCGCGGCAAGCGCGTTGTCGCGCAATCCGAATTTGAAGACGCCAAAGACAAGGTGATGATGGGCGCGGAGCGCAAATCCATGGTCATGAGCGAGGAAGAGAAAAAACTCACCGCTTACCATGAAGGCGGGCATGCGATTGTCGCGCTGCATGAGCCTGAATCCGATCCGATTCACAAGGCCACCATTATTCCGCGCGGCCGGGCGCTGGGGATGGTCATGCGCTTGCCCGAAGGAGACCGGATTTCCCTCTCTCTGGCAAAACTCAAAGCGGATCTTGCGGTCACAATGGGGGGGCGGATTGCCGAAGAACTGATTTTCGGAAAAGAGAAAGTCACGACCGGCGCAAGCAGCGATATCAAGCAGGCTACCGGCATGGCGCGCTCCATGGTGACGGAATGGGGCATGTCCGATAAAATGGGCCCGCTCCATTACGGCTCCGATCAGGAAGAGGTTTTTCTGGGGCATTCTGTGGCGCAGACCAAGAACGTGTCGGACGATACGGCGGCGCTTGTGGATTCCGAAGTCCGGCGGATCGTCGAGGAAGCGTATGCGCGGGCGGAAAAAATTCTGACCGAAAACATAGACGAACTTCACACGCTGGCCAAAGCCCTGCTGGAATATGAAATGCTGACGGGGGACGAGATCAAGGGCCTGCTGCGCGGGGAGCCGATTATTCGCGACGAACCGGAAGACCTGCCGAAAGGCCCCCGCTCTTCCGTGCCTTCCAGCGGGGACGGGGCGCCGTCTTCAGACACGCCGCCCGGCGGCGCCGAGCCGCAGGGGGTTTAA
- the tilS gene encoding tRNA lysidine(34) synthetase TilS, translating into MCLTFEDLNLERFGQERCVALALSGGPDSMALAWLLSCWSAEVNGPEIHALTVDHGLRRESAEEAQQVKDRVKDWPKITPHILCWKGKKPENRIMEEARRARYRLMETYCWEKNISCLFIAHHRDDQAETFLIRLAAGSGLDGLSGMKDVQPYKDDLTLVRPLLNAGKEDLIEVCRKNNISYVEDPSNLSPDYLRPRLRGAREVLEAEGLTSKRLARTAQRLGRARRALEEIAERAFEESLKDKNEHRLVFDLPALRRQPEEISLRVVSKAIAYLGCGQEYGPRMEKLEALFDKIMEDKNFKPCTLGGVRFAIRDKNTSLWMEREHQ; encoded by the coding sequence ATGTGCCTGACATTTGAGGATTTAAATCTGGAGCGTTTCGGGCAGGAGCGCTGTGTGGCGCTTGCGCTTTCCGGCGGTCCGGATTCCATGGCGCTGGCGTGGCTTTTGTCATGCTGGTCGGCTGAAGTAAACGGGCCGGAAATTCATGCGCTGACGGTCGATCACGGCTTGCGGCGCGAGAGTGCTGAAGAAGCGCAGCAGGTCAAAGACCGGGTGAAAGACTGGCCCAAAATCACGCCGCATATCCTGTGCTGGAAAGGGAAAAAGCCCGAAAACCGGATCATGGAGGAAGCCCGCCGGGCGCGTTACAGGTTAATGGAAACGTACTGCTGGGAGAAGAATATCTCCTGCCTTTTTATTGCGCATCACCGCGACGATCAGGCGGAAACTTTTTTAATCCGGCTGGCAGCGGGCAGCGGGCTGGACGGTCTTTCCGGGATGAAGGACGTGCAGCCTTATAAGGACGATTTAACGCTGGTCCGGCCTCTGTTGAATGCGGGCAAGGAAGATCTGATAGAGGTCTGCCGTAAAAACAACATTTCCTATGTGGAGGATCCGAGCAATCTTTCGCCGGATTATTTGCGTCCCCGCCTGCGCGGGGCGCGGGAGGTTCTGGAAGCGGAAGGGCTCACGTCAAAACGTCTTGCGCGGACTGCGCAAAGGCTCGGCCGCGCGCGCCGGGCGCTGGAGGAAATTGCGGAAAGGGCATTTGAGGAAAGCCTGAAAGATAAAAACGAACATCGTCTTGTGTTTGACCTGCCGGCGCTTCGCAGGCAGCCGGAAGAAATTTCTTTGCGCGTTGTTTCAAAGGCGATCGCGTATTTGGGCTGCGGGCAGGAATACGGTCCCCGTATGGAAAAACTTGAGGCTTTATTTGACAAGATAATGGAGGACAAGAATTTTAAACCCTGTACGCTGGGGGGGGTGCGGTTTGCAATCAGGGACAAAAACACGTCATTATGGATGGAGAGAGAACATCAATGA